One Romboutsia sp. 13368 genomic window carries:
- a CDS encoding DUF421 domain-containing protein — protein MLVVFIRSIILYIAVLIALRIMGKGEIAEMNAFDLVITLLIAEVAAIPMQDNSIPMIYGIASITGLVFIEILISFIALKSRTISKFLSGSPTVLISKSKLNYKQLKKERVSIEELLEELRTQGYFNIKDVQYAILETDGNLSIVPSASYDSSKTSDFKHLPLPVIIDGKIAKDNLKELNKDDKWVSRILEDNNIKAIKDVLICIIDENDEIFIQRKRTR, from the coding sequence ATGCTTGTTGTTTTTATTAGAAGTATAATTTTATATATAGCTGTTTTAATAGCTTTAAGAATTATGGGTAAAGGCGAAATAGCTGAAATGAATGCTTTTGACTTAGTAATAACACTACTTATTGCTGAAGTTGCCGCAATTCCCATGCAAGACAATTCTATTCCTATGATATATGGAATTGCATCTATTACAGGACTTGTATTCATAGAAATTTTAATTTCTTTTATAGCCTTAAAAAGTAGAACTATTAGTAAATTTTTATCTGGTAGCCCTACTGTTCTTATAAGTAAATCTAAATTAAATTATAAACAATTAAAAAAAGAGCGTGTATCTATTGAAGAGTTACTTGAAGAATTACGTACTCAAGGATATTTTAATATTAAGGATGTACAATATGCAATACTAGAAACAGATGGAAACTTAAGTATAGTTCCATCAGCTTCTTATGACTCTAGTAAAACAAGTGATTTTAAACATTTACCTCTTCCAGTTATAATCGATGGCAAAATTGCAAAAGATAACTTAAAAGAATTAAATAAAGATGATAAGTGGGTTTCAAGAATCTTAGAAGATAATAACATAAAAGCTATTAAAGATGTTTTAATCTGTATAATCGATGAAAATGATGAAATTTTTATACAGAGAAAAAGGACTAGATGA
- the miaB gene encoding tRNA (N6-isopentenyl adenosine(37)-C2)-methylthiotransferase MiaB, whose translation MSKRKQVQVPIEKIQEQDRFIEAIAEKNNRFYAIHQTKPKYMIQTFGCQMNEHDSEKLCAMLDDMGYQRTVLAAECDLIIYNTCAVRENAELKVYGNLGQLKFNKRKNPDLKIAVCGCMMQQPHVVKELKSKYNHVDLVFGTHNLYKFPELLASSMDSEKMLVDVWDVDGEVVEGLRSSRKFELKAFVNIMYGCNNFCTYCIVPYTRGRERSRTVEDIVNEIKELVANGTKEITLLGQNVDSYGKTLDNPVTFAELLRIVNEIDGLERIRFMTSHPKDISDEVIYAIRDCDKVCEFIHLPVQCGSTSLLKKMNRHYSKEYYLEIIEKAKKEIPDIAFSTDLMIGFPGETEEDLLDTIDVVRKVKYDAAFTFIYSKREGTPAAKMENQIPEDVKHERFNRVLAAVNEEIAKINESYQDRVVEVLVEGKSKTDENVLTGRTRQNKLVNFTGGSEDLVGKLVNVKITSPKTFSLQGELVK comes from the coding sequence ATGAGCAAAAGAAAACAAGTACAAGTTCCTATAGAGAAAATACAAGAACAAGATAGATTTATAGAAGCAATAGCAGAAAAAAATAACAGATTTTATGCAATACATCAAACAAAACCAAAATATATGATACAAACTTTTGGATGTCAAATGAATGAGCATGACTCAGAAAAGTTATGTGCAATGCTTGATGACATGGGATATCAAAGAACTGTGCTTGCTGCAGAGTGTGACCTTATAATATATAATACTTGTGCAGTAAGAGAAAATGCAGAGCTTAAAGTTTATGGAAACTTAGGTCAATTAAAGTTTAATAAGCGTAAAAATCCAGATTTAAAAATAGCAGTTTGTGGATGTATGATGCAACAACCTCACGTTGTTAAAGAATTAAAATCTAAATACAACCATGTTGATTTAGTATTTGGAACACATAACCTTTATAAATTCCCAGAATTATTAGCATCATCAATGGATTCTGAAAAAATGTTAGTAGATGTTTGGGATGTTGATGGAGAAGTTGTAGAAGGTCTTAGAAGTAGTAGAAAATTCGAACTTAAAGCCTTTGTAAATATAATGTATGGATGTAATAAYTTCTGTACTTACTGTATAGTACCATATACTAGAGGTAGAGAAAGAAGTAGAACTGTTGAAGATATAGTAAATGAAATAAAAGAATTAGTTGCAAATGGAACTAAGGAAATAACATTACTAGGTCAAAATGTAGATTCATACGGTAAAACTTTAGATAATCCTGTAACATTTGCAGAACTTTTAAGAATAGTAAATGAAATAGACGGATTAGAAAGAATAAGATTTATGACATCTCACCCTAAAGATATATCTGATGAGGTTATATATGCTATAAGAGATTGTGATAAAGTATGTGAATTTATACATTTACCAGTACAATGTGGAAGTACAAGCTTACTTAAGAAAATGAACAGACACTATAGTAAAGAATACTATCTAGAAATAATAGAAAAAGCTAAGAAAGAAATACCTGATATAGCATTTTCAACTGATCTTATGATAGGATTCCCTGGCGAAACTGAAGAAGATTTACTAGACACTATAGATGTAGTTAGAAAAGTAAAATATGATGCTGCATTTACATTTATATACTCAAAGAGAGAAGGAACTCCAGCTGCAAAGATGGAAAATCAAATACCTGAAGATGTAAAACATGAAAGATTTAACAGAGTATTAGCTGCAGTAAATGAAGAAATAGCTAAAATAAATGAAAGCTACCAAGATAGAGTTGTTGAAGTTTTAGTTGAAGGAAAAAGCAAAACTGATGAAAATGTATTAACTGGTAGAACTAGACAAAATAAACTTGTAAACTTTACAGGTGGAAGTGAAGATTTAGTTGGTAAATTAGTTAATGTTAAAATAACATCACCAAAAACATTCTCATTACAAGGAGAATTAGTTAAGTAA
- a CDS encoding NUDIX hydrolase, translating into MIEDLKNKLENYKPYINGYKDMKRASVLIPIVKKDNSHYILFELRSKNLKTQPNEISFPGGKIENNESPLDAVIRETCEELGTYKENINIISPLDLLITPGNMIIHPFVGYINDIDNLNINKDEVDHIFLVPVSYILKYEPSLYNNEVQVIPNENFPYDIIPNKKDYKFATSNYKVLFYKYK; encoded by the coding sequence ATGATAGAAGATTTAAAAAATAAACTTGAAAACTATAAACCTTATATAAATGGATATAAGGATATGAAAAGAGCTTCAGTTTTGATACCAATAGTAAAAAAAGATAATTCTCATTATATATTATTTGAATTAAGATCTAAAAATTTAAAAACACAACCTAATGAAATATCTTTTCCTGGAGGTAAAATAGAAAATAATGAAAGTCCTCTTGATGCAGTTATAAGAGAAACTTGTGAAGAACTTGGAACGTATAAAGAAAACATAAATATTATATCCCCACTAGATTTACTTATAACACCTGGAAATATGATAATTCATCCTTTTGTCGGATATATAAATGATATAGATAATCTTAATATAAATAAAGATGAAGTTGATCATATTTTCTTAGTTCCAGTATCATATATATTAAAATATGAGCCTTCACTTTATAATAATGAGGTTCAAGTTATCCCAAATGAAAATTTTCCTTATGATATCATTCCTAATAAAAAGGATTATAAATTTGCTACTAGTAACTATAAAGTTTTATTTTATAAATATAAAGA